In Elusimicrobiota bacterium, the genomic stretch CTGGGCGAGCATGGCCCCGTTATCCGTGCACAGGATCGGCGGCGGGATGCTCACGCGCAGGCCGCGGCTTGCGGCCGCCTCTGCGAAAGCCTCGCGCAGCCGGGCGTTGGCCGCGACCCCGCCTCCCACCACCACCTGCTTGACCCGGTGGCTCAGCGCGGCGGCGACGGTCTTCCTGACCAAGGTCTCCACCACAGCCTCCTGGAAGGAGGCGCACAGGTCGGCGGTCTCCTTGCGCGTGGGCTTGCGCTCGAGGTCCCGCAGGTGGTAGAGCATGGCCGTCTTGATCCCAGCGAAGGAGAAATCCCAAGTCCCGGGCAGGAGCGGCCGGGCGAAAGCCACGGCTTGCGGGTCGCCTCGACGCGCCAGCCGGTCGATCGCGGGCCCGCCCGGGTAGCCCAGGCCCAGCATGCGCGCCACCTTGTCGTAAGCCTCTCCCGCGGCGTCGTCGCGCGTGCGGCCCAGGACGCGGTAGCGGCCCGGGGCCCGGCACAGGAGGAGGTCCGTGTGCCCGCCCGAGACGATGAGCGTGACCAGCGGGAAGCGGATCCGGCCGCTGAGCTCGGCCGCGAAGACATGCCCTTCGAGGTGGTTCACCGCCACGACCGGGCAGCCCAGGGTCTCAGCCGCGGCCAGAGCCGCCATCTTCCCGACCAAAAGCGGCCCCATGAGCCCCGGACCGCGGGCGAAGGCTACGGCATCCACCTTCCGCCCCGCCAAGGCGGTCTCCACCACCTCGCCGATGCGCTGCAGGTGCGCGCGCGCTGCCAGCTCCGGCACCACGCCGTGGAAGCGCCGGTGCAGGCGTATCTGGGACGAGACGACATTGGAGAGGATATGGCCGTCCTCGACCACGGCGGCGGCCGTCTCGTCGCAGGAGGTCTCGATGCCCAGGACTCTCATATGAGTTCGGGGACACAATACTTAATTCCCGTCCTACTGCGCATAGGTATCCCTTGAATTAAGTATTGTGTCCCTCAATTCTATTTCTCCTTGCCTTTGAGACGCCCCAGCACATCCCCAGACTTGACGATGGCCGCGGCGCGGTCCAGGACCTCGTCGCGCACGGTCTCGTCCTTCTTGACCGCGGAACGAGGCTTCTTGCCCGGCTCGTAGATCATCTCCCACTGGGAGAAGATCTTCTCCTCCACGTCGCGGGCGACCGGGACCACGATGTCCGGCGTGATGCCGCCCGTCTTCTTCTTCTCGTCGCGGTGGATCGAGCGGCCGTTGGGCGTGTAGTAGCGCGCGATGGTCAGTCGCAAGCCGCAGTTGTTCGGCAGGGGGATGACGGACTGCACGCTCGCCTTGCCGTAGGTGCGCTCACCCATGAGCAGGGCGCGGCGATGGTCCTGCAGGGCTCCGGCGATGATCTCGGAGCCGGAAGCGGAGGCTTCGTTGACCAGGACCACCAAAGGCAGG encodes the following:
- the tsaD gene encoding tRNA (adenosine(37)-N6)-threonylcarbamoyltransferase complex transferase subunit TsaD, with translation MRVLGIETSCDETAAAVVEDGHILSNVVSSQIRLHRRFHGVVPELAARAHLQRIGEVVETALAGRKVDAVAFARGPGLMGPLLVGKMAALAAAETLGCPVVAVNHLEGHVFAAELSGRIRFPLVTLIVSGGHTDLLLCRAPGRYRVLGRTRDDAAGEAYDKVARMLGLGYPGGPAIDRLARRGDPQAVAFARPLLPGTWDFSFAGIKTAMLYHLRDLERKPTRKETADLCASFQEAVVETLVRKTVAAALSHRVKQVVVGGGVAANARLREAFAEAAASRGLRVSIPPPILCTDNGAMLAQAASHRLRRRRVGRSLRCDPGLGFENWGG